One Natrinema halophilum genomic window carries:
- a CDS encoding aminotransferase class V-fold PLP-dependent enzyme, with the protein MSHQNLESLDVGAIRDEFPILQREFDGQQVVYLDNAATTQTPDQVVDAMSDYYRGYNANVHRGIHHLSQEASIAYEEAHDRVAEFIGADGREEVIFTKNTTEAENLIAYSWGLNELGPDDDVVLTEMEHHASLVTWQQIAKRAGADVKYIRVTSDGRLDMDHARELITDDTAMISAVHVSNTLGTVNPVSELVDIAHDHDALAFIDGAQAVPNRPVDVGALDADFYAFSGHKMAGPTGIGVLYGKQDLLEDMHPYLYGGDMITKVTYEDSTWNELPWKFEAGTPQIAEAVGLVAAIDWLEEIGMDRIRVHEEEIARYAYEQLAAEPDVEIYGPEPGPERGGLVGFNLESVHAHDLASIMNDHAVAIRAGDHCTQPLHDKLGVAASARASFYVYNTKEEVDKLVAAIDDARQLFA; encoded by the coding sequence ATGAGTCACCAGAACCTCGAGTCGCTCGACGTCGGAGCGATCCGGGACGAGTTCCCGATTCTCCAGCGGGAGTTCGACGGCCAACAGGTCGTCTATCTCGATAACGCGGCGACGACACAGACGCCAGATCAGGTCGTCGATGCGATGAGCGACTACTACCGCGGGTACAACGCCAACGTCCATCGCGGGATCCACCACCTGAGCCAGGAGGCCTCGATCGCTTACGAGGAGGCCCACGACAGAGTCGCCGAGTTCATCGGCGCAGACGGCCGCGAGGAGGTCATCTTCACCAAGAACACGACCGAAGCCGAGAACCTGATAGCCTACTCCTGGGGTCTGAACGAACTCGGCCCCGACGACGACGTCGTGCTGACAGAAATGGAACACCACGCGTCGTTGGTCACGTGGCAGCAGATCGCCAAACGTGCCGGCGCCGACGTCAAGTACATTCGGGTTACGTCGGACGGCCGCCTCGATATGGACCACGCCCGCGAACTCATCACAGACGACACCGCGATGATCTCGGCGGTCCACGTTTCCAACACCCTCGGCACAGTCAACCCCGTCTCTGAACTCGTCGATATCGCCCACGACCACGATGCGCTGGCGTTCATCGACGGCGCGCAGGCGGTTCCAAACCGACCCGTCGACGTCGGGGCCCTCGATGCCGACTTTTACGCCTTTTCCGGGCACAAGATGGCCGGTCCAACCGGCATCGGCGTCCTCTACGGCAAGCAGGACCTGCTCGAGGACATGCACCCGTACCTCTACGGGGGCGATATGATCACGAAGGTCACCTACGAGGACTCGACCTGGAACGAACTCCCCTGGAAGTTCGAGGCCGGAACCCCACAGATCGCCGAAGCCGTCGGCCTCGTCGCCGCAATCGACTGGCTCGAGGAGATCGGCATGGACCGCATCCGGGTCCACGAGGAGGAAATCGCCCGCTACGCCTACGAGCAACTCGCCGCCGAACCGGACGTGGAGATCTACGGCCCCGAACCCGGCCCGGAGCGTGGCGGTCTCGTCGGATTTAACCTCGAGAGCGTCCACGCCCACGACCTGGCCTCGATCATGAACGACCACGCGGTCGCGATCCGTGCCGGCGACCACTGTACCCAGCCGCTGCACGATAAGCTCGGAGTCGCGGCCTCGGCTCGAGCCTCGTTCTACGTCTACAACACGAAAGAAGAGGTCGACAAACTCGTCGCGGCCATCGACGACGCGCGTCAGTTGTTCGCGTGA
- a CDS encoding sensor domain-containing protein, which yields MSLPLASVENALARTVSLSRRFLGVIGRKQTYANIVYLLLSFPLGIGYFTVLVTGAAIPIGLSFALVDMATTDPFVLLIAWIPLTLVLVCIGGPLALLVLFATVELAALERVLADRLLSVSVPTSAPPRSIRDRARRLVFDRGTWKGVGYLFSKFVLGTASFVMLTLGGTFTYALVAAPLHYRNETVGIHIGDPIEFVPQLTYQHDGWTIDISPVTLSIADGELISLYVDSLPAALAVSSIGVLVGLVVLHLFNVVTQLYARYTELLLRGTQPSIFSEPPVF from the coding sequence ATGTCACTGCCACTTGCCTCAGTCGAAAACGCACTCGCCCGCACTGTCTCGCTGAGTCGCCGGTTTCTCGGCGTCATCGGCCGCAAACAGACGTACGCCAACATCGTCTATTTGTTGCTCTCGTTTCCGCTCGGAATCGGGTATTTCACGGTCCTCGTCACCGGGGCCGCCATCCCGATCGGCCTCTCGTTTGCACTCGTCGATATGGCCACAACGGACCCGTTCGTACTACTGATCGCCTGGATTCCACTCACGCTCGTCCTCGTGTGCATCGGCGGTCCGCTCGCGCTGCTCGTCCTGTTTGCCACGGTTGAGTTGGCTGCCCTCGAGCGCGTTCTTGCCGATCGATTGCTCAGCGTTTCCGTCCCGACCTCGGCACCCCCACGGAGTATTCGCGATCGCGCGCGGCGGCTCGTTTTCGACCGCGGAACGTGGAAAGGCGTCGGCTACCTGTTCAGCAAGTTCGTACTCGGGACGGCTTCGTTCGTTATGCTCACCCTGGGTGGGACGTTTACCTACGCACTGGTCGCCGCTCCGCTCCACTACCGAAACGAGACCGTTGGAATCCACATCGGCGATCCAATCGAGTTCGTCCCCCAGCTAACCTATCAGCACGACGGATGGACCATCGATATCTCTCCGGTTACGCTCTCGATCGCCGATGGCGAACTAATTTCGCTGTACGTGGACTCCCTTCCGGCGGCGCTGGCCGTGTCGTCGATAGGCGTTCTCGTGGGCCTCGTCGTCCTCCATTTATTCAATGTCGTCACGCAACTGTACGCCCGATATACGGAGCTACTACTGCGGGGCACGCAGCCATCGATCTTCAGCGAGCCACCCGTATTTTAG
- a CDS encoding DUF7521 family protein — MSASIVSAIAPVLEGPRAVVFLLETTVVGLDEATTIFFLGLASAVLGTVVTWTAYRGFVRNDSQPMLFLAIGVAFLTVVPFVLSHAVELTTDAADATVLLVVTACHLLGLIAIVRSFRRPNSG, encoded by the coding sequence ATGAGCGCGAGCATCGTATCCGCCATCGCTCCCGTACTCGAGGGACCCCGGGCCGTCGTTTTCCTCCTCGAGACGACGGTGGTCGGTCTCGACGAGGCGACGACGATCTTTTTCCTCGGGTTGGCAAGCGCCGTACTCGGCACCGTCGTAACGTGGACGGCCTATCGAGGGTTCGTTCGTAACGACAGTCAGCCGATGTTGTTTCTGGCCATCGGCGTCGCCTTCCTCACGGTCGTGCCGTTCGTCCTCTCACACGCGGTCGAACTGACGACCGACGCGGCCGACGCGACGGTATTGCTCGTCGTCACCGCCTGTCACCTGCTTGGCCTGATCGCCATCGTTCGATCATTTCGGCGACCCAATTCCGGGTGA
- a CDS encoding ArsR/SmtB family transcription factor: MTDDEEQEVLALLDDEYARRILIAASEEPMSVDRLTDRCDASPPTIYRRIDRLEAKGFLDEHQELDPDGHHYKIYSTRLERVAIEIAEGSMEMDVYRRDEAPADRFTRLFEDL, translated from the coding sequence ATGACCGACGATGAGGAGCAGGAAGTGCTCGCGTTACTCGACGACGAGTACGCCCGACGCATCCTCATCGCCGCCAGCGAGGAACCGATGTCCGTCGACCGACTCACCGATCGCTGTGACGCGTCGCCACCGACGATCTATCGACGGATCGATCGACTCGAAGCGAAGGGGTTCCTCGACGAGCACCAGGAGCTGGATCCAGATGGACACCACTACAAGATATACAGCACGCGACTCGAGCGCGTGGCGATCGAGATCGCCGAGGGCTCGATGGAGATGGACGTGTACCGCCGCGACGAAGCGCCCGCCGACCGGTTTACACGACTGTTCGAGGATCTGTGA
- a CDS encoding ABC transporter ATP-binding protein, with translation MTAIETSGLTKQYGELTAVDDLDLTVDEGEVFGFLGPNGAGKSTTINMLLDFTRPTAGSATVLGYDAQAEADSISPRVGILPEGFDVYPRLSGRRHIEFAIETKDAADDPDEIVDRVGLSPEDAARPAGDYSKGMRQRLATGMALVGDPDLLIMDEPSSGLDPHGIREMQDLVRTEAERGTTVFFSSHILEHVETVCDRVGVLNEGELVAVDTIEGLREEIGGGATMTLTLAGPADEHRTVATTVEGITDVAASGRTLECSVTDSVAKAGVVTALADAGATIRDVRIEEVSLESLFTVLTNGDADEVTDGLGTKTEAGRADADVAETETTDTDVAETETADGGGIEGEVAR, from the coding sequence ATGACTGCTATCGAGACATCCGGTTTGACGAAGCAGTACGGCGAGCTCACTGCCGTCGATGACCTCGATCTCACTGTCGACGAGGGCGAGGTGTTCGGCTTCCTCGGCCCGAACGGGGCGGGGAAGTCGACGACGATCAACATGCTTTTGGATTTCACTCGACCGACGGCGGGGTCAGCGACGGTTCTGGGCTACGACGCTCAGGCCGAGGCCGATTCGATCAGTCCCCGCGTCGGTATCCTTCCGGAGGGGTTCGACGTCTACCCGCGTCTGTCGGGCCGCCGGCACATCGAATTTGCCATCGAAACGAAAGACGCCGCCGACGATCCCGACGAGATCGTCGACCGCGTCGGGCTCTCGCCCGAAGACGCCGCCAGGCCGGCCGGCGACTACTCCAAGGGGATGCGACAGCGACTCGCGACCGGCATGGCGCTGGTCGGCGACCCCGACTTGCTGATTATGGACGAACCCTCGAGCGGGCTCGATCCCCACGGCATCCGCGAGATGCAGGATCTCGTTCGGACCGAGGCCGAGCGAGGAACGACCGTCTTCTTCTCGAGTCACATCCTGGAACACGTCGAGACGGTCTGTGACCGCGTGGGCGTGTTGAACGAGGGTGAACTCGTCGCCGTCGACACGATCGAGGGGCTTCGCGAGGAGATCGGTGGCGGCGCGACCATGACGCTTACGCTCGCCGGGCCCGCCGACGAACACCGAACGGTCGCCACTACCGTCGAGGGAATCACCGACGTTGCCGCATCCGGTCGGACGCTCGAGTGCTCGGTCACCGATTCGGTCGCGAAAGCGGGTGTCGTGACTGCGCTCGCGGATGCCGGCGCGACGATTCGGGACGTACGAATCGAGGAAGTCTCGCTCGAGTCGCTGTTCACGGTGCTGACCAACGGCGATGCGGACGAAGTGACCGACGGCCTCGGGACGAAAACGGAGGCTGGCAGGGCGGATGCGGACGTAGCGGAAACGGAGACGACGGATACGGACGTAGCGGAAACGGAGACGGCGGATGGGGGCGGGATCGAAGGGGAGGTGGCGCGATGA
- a CDS encoding ABC transporter permease, with protein sequence MTSHIPTVARKEFDDAGRSKLLWSLIGLLVGLVAIGYVAIWYTMDDVSAAEVLSFLGMPLQVILPVAALIAGYMAVVGERRSGSIKLLLGLPPNRTDVVIGKLLGRMGVVGLAVGLAFLVSLILGAGLFGSVPFLDWLGFAAVSLLFGLTFVGLAVGVSAGVSTRGKSMAIVVGLYMVFVALWELLTAGPYYLIYDEGPPVAAETWYLVVQQFNPIFAYTNLASSIVENSIYPFKFQYGLQSMEAYGMTPAERYPGEAPFFLQDWFGVVVLLCWLVVPVAIGYVRFQKTDL encoded by the coding sequence ATGACGTCACACATTCCCACCGTCGCACGCAAGGAATTCGACGACGCCGGTCGCTCGAAGCTCCTCTGGTCGTTGATCGGCCTCCTCGTCGGGCTCGTCGCCATCGGGTACGTCGCGATCTGGTACACGATGGACGACGTTTCCGCGGCTGAGGTACTCAGCTTCCTCGGGATGCCGCTGCAGGTCATTCTCCCGGTCGCGGCGCTGATCGCCGGTTACATGGCCGTCGTCGGGGAACGGCGCTCGGGGAGTATCAAGCTCCTGCTGGGCCTGCCGCCGAATCGGACCGACGTCGTTATCGGAAAGCTGCTGGGTCGGATGGGTGTCGTCGGGCTCGCCGTCGGGCTCGCCTTCCTCGTCTCGCTGATCCTCGGAGCCGGTCTCTTCGGTTCGGTTCCGTTCCTCGATTGGCTCGGATTCGCCGCGGTATCGCTGCTGTTCGGGTTGACCTTCGTCGGCCTGGCCGTCGGGGTTTCCGCCGGAGTCTCTACGCGGGGGAAATCGATGGCGATCGTCGTCGGCCTCTACATGGTGTTCGTCGCGCTGTGGGAGCTTCTCACCGCGGGGCCGTACTATCTGATATACGACGAGGGCCCGCCAGTCGCGGCCGAAACGTGGTACCTCGTCGTCCAGCAGTTCAATCCGATATTCGCGTACACCAATCTGGCCAGTTCCATCGTCGAGAACTCGATCTACCCCTTCAAGTTCCAGTACGGGCTCCAGTCGATGGAGGCCTACGGGATGACACCCGCCGAACGATACCCGGGAGAGGCCCCGTTCTTCCTGCAGGACTGGTTCGGGGTCGTCGTCTTGCTGTGCTGGCTAGTCGTGCCCGTCGCGATCGGTTACGTCCGGTTCCAGAAGACGGACCTGTGA
- a CDS encoding succinylglutamate desuccinylase/aspartoacylase family protein yields MTDPNATDDVEGSNRSRPTTRRSLLTSGAAVAVSTGIGTVGTVSARADDPCPSSPTEDPSEEAPTTPDEDNQDPPRRESLTLQSNTAYETEVFITDAARPGPTAMVVGGMDGNEQAGIEAASRISKWKPERGTLVVLPEADAVAVDQRTYNSPRGNLNRQFPANRTPTTPLARELWNLITEIDPTVVIDFHSSKGIWGSDLGPDGYGQAIYPSAVGNSRRIAADTAEFMNDEYVDGAYPSAYRVTVGNTLRGNKPKLMHKVAGDLERPGYLTEVTRYDTSLATRIEWTTAMGARLLRAHGIR; encoded by the coding sequence ATGACCGACCCAAACGCAACGGACGACGTCGAAGGATCGAATCGAAGCCGCCCGACGACCCGCCGATCGCTTCTTACGAGTGGAGCGGCAGTGGCCGTGAGCACTGGTATCGGCACCGTCGGCACTGTCAGTGCGAGAGCAGACGATCCCTGTCCCAGCTCGCCCACCGAAGACCCGAGCGAGGAGGCACCGACCACCCCGGATGAAGACAATCAGGACCCACCACGCCGCGAATCGCTAACGTTGCAATCGAATACGGCGTACGAAACTGAGGTCTTCATCACCGATGCCGCACGTCCGGGACCGACGGCGATGGTCGTCGGTGGAATGGACGGGAACGAACAGGCCGGGATTGAAGCGGCCTCTCGGATCAGCAAGTGGAAACCGGAACGCGGGACGCTCGTCGTCCTTCCGGAAGCGGACGCGGTCGCCGTCGACCAACGAACGTACAACAGCCCGAGAGGGAATCTCAACCGACAGTTTCCGGCAAACCGGACGCCGACGACGCCGCTCGCGAGAGAGCTCTGGAACCTCATCACGGAGATCGATCCGACCGTCGTCATCGACTTCCACAGTTCGAAAGGAATCTGGGGTTCCGACCTCGGTCCGGACGGATACGGGCAAGCGATCTATCCGTCCGCAGTCGGCAACTCACGGCGAATCGCAGCGGACACGGCCGAGTTCATGAACGACGAGTACGTCGACGGCGCCTACCCATCAGCCTACCGCGTTACTGTCGGAAATACGCTCCGCGGGAACAAACCGAAGCTGATGCACAAGGTCGCCGGCGACCTCGAGCGGCCGGGATACCTCACGGAGGTCACCCGGTACGATACCTCGCTCGCCACCCGTATCGAGTGGACCACGGCGATGGGCGCCAGGCTGCTGCGGGCGCACGGAATCCGATAA
- a CDS encoding DUF424 domain-containing protein, which yields MILNERETQEGLLVAVCDEDVLGETFEEGDLSLTVTEEFYGGDEADERAIVESLTQAAVANIVGTRAVELAIEEGFVDEANVLEVGPTLHAQLLRMQ from the coding sequence ATGATCCTCAACGAGCGAGAAACCCAGGAAGGATTGCTCGTCGCCGTCTGTGACGAGGACGTTCTCGGCGAAACGTTCGAAGAAGGCGATCTTTCCCTGACCGTCACCGAGGAGTTCTACGGGGGTGACGAAGCCGACGAGCGGGCGATCGTCGAGAGCCTCACGCAGGCTGCAGTCGCTAACATCGTCGGCACCCGCGCCGTCGAACTGGCTATCGAGGAGGGTTTTGTCGACGAAGCGAACGTTCTCGAAGTGGGGCCGACGCTGCACGCGCAGTTGCTGCGGATGCAATAA
- a CDS encoding tetratricopeptide repeat protein codes for MTDRDDERDHRFSEGEGFGDPYEQFDLDPPELGVDPSKVDPVDSRIVTDTLDAHNIDQGDVDATELLDVGLNYMQINRYEQATDAFERTARFAENERLEQEAWVNKGVAHAELEEYDEAIGAHREALQIDDESEHAATAETNLAYALWEFGETAQALEHAERAIEIDERFAEGWFNRAFFLSERGLAEEALHCIDNAIRLGLRNAKVLEEKAEILEELGEYDQAEEIAEEANGMREQAEQQMMQDREELYSQEPGAAGADAGVGTGPRGTERRSPPEGQDDLGLDDLGIADSSSEDDRDREWELE; via the coding sequence ATGACCGACCGAGACGACGAACGCGACCATCGGTTCTCCGAAGGTGAGGGGTTCGGCGACCCCTACGAGCAGTTCGATCTGGATCCGCCGGAACTGGGCGTCGATCCCTCGAAAGTCGATCCCGTGGACTCGCGCATCGTCACCGACACGCTCGATGCGCACAATATCGATCAGGGCGACGTCGACGCCACCGAATTGCTCGACGTCGGGTTGAACTACATGCAGATCAACCGCTACGAGCAAGCGACCGACGCCTTCGAGCGGACCGCACGCTTCGCCGAGAACGAGCGCCTCGAACAGGAAGCGTGGGTCAACAAGGGCGTCGCCCACGCCGAACTCGAGGAGTACGACGAGGCGATCGGTGCCCACCGCGAGGCGCTGCAAATCGACGACGAGAGCGAACATGCCGCGACCGCCGAGACGAACCTCGCCTACGCCCTCTGGGAATTCGGCGAAACTGCGCAGGCGCTCGAACACGCTGAGCGCGCAATCGAGATCGACGAACGGTTCGCCGAGGGCTGGTTCAACCGCGCGTTCTTCCTCTCCGAGCGCGGACTGGCAGAGGAAGCGCTGCACTGCATCGACAACGCGATCCGACTCGGCCTCCGCAACGCGAAGGTCCTCGAAGAGAAAGCCGAAATCCTCGAAGAACTGGGCGAGTACGACCAGGCCGAGGAAATCGCGGAGGAGGCAAACGGAATGCGCGAGCAAGCCGAACAACAGATGATGCAAGACCGCGAGGAACTATACAGCCAAGAACCGGGTGCCGCCGGGGCCGATGCAGGTGTCGGAACCGGCCCTCGAGGTACCGAACGTCGGTCACCGCCCGAGGGACAGGACGACCTCGGATTGGACGATCTCGGGATCGCTGATTCAAGCAGTGAGGACGATCGCGACCGCGAGTGGGAACTCGAATAG
- a CDS encoding hydroxysqualene dehydroxylase, whose product MTDVAVLGGGIGGLTAAHELAERGFDVTVFEANDRFGGKARSMPITDGSAALHGEHGFRFFPAFYRHVIDTMRRIPDGDGTVSDNLVETEETLIASATGPDQIAQTGTPDTVRGWLEALRPAFAEDLPPRDVRFLLERLLYLLTACEARREGELDDVSWWEFIDAENRSPEFRDRLAFAVQSLVALRPQVGSARTIGTVYLRLLFGQFDPTQPTERVLNAPTSEAWIDPWLSHLETLGVEFRSNTLVERLEADGRRVTGGAVAGGKTIAADEYVLAVPVEVAPELIPTELVRTAPELDRISRLETAWMSGIQFYLSDDVDLTRGHQVYADAPWALTSISQRQFWTGYDLDRHGPDEVEGVLSVIASDWDAPGILFDKPARSCTREEIAAEIWAQLKDHLNGPEERLRDDLLVDWFLDPAIVETGVTSEIQRAGDESVGHSSGLPGGETASGGTAKQSLDSRKEAGDEEGVENRSPLLINTVGSLRNRPPADVDVENLTLASDYVRTNADLASMESANEAGRRAANAVLERHGISGPRVQIWEFQEPTVFEPLKRQDRLRYRLGIPHPAAVTQSLRGTTRRLAGGR is encoded by the coding sequence ATGACCGACGTTGCCGTTCTCGGTGGCGGAATCGGAGGCCTCACCGCAGCGCACGAACTCGCCGAGCGCGGGTTCGACGTTACCGTCTTCGAGGCGAACGACCGCTTCGGCGGAAAGGCCCGGTCGATGCCGATCACCGACGGGTCTGCGGCGCTGCACGGCGAACACGGCTTTCGGTTCTTTCCGGCGTTCTACCGGCACGTCATCGATACGATGAGACGGATTCCCGACGGGGACGGAACCGTCTCGGACAACCTCGTCGAGACCGAGGAGACGCTCATCGCCAGCGCGACTGGGCCGGATCAGATCGCCCAGACGGGAACGCCCGATACGGTTCGCGGCTGGCTCGAGGCGCTGCGTCCGGCGTTTGCCGAAGACCTGCCGCCGAGAGACGTTCGCTTCCTGCTCGAGCGATTGCTGTACCTGCTGACCGCCTGCGAAGCCCGACGCGAGGGCGAACTCGACGACGTCTCCTGGTGGGAGTTCATCGACGCCGAAAACCGCTCCCCGGAATTTCGCGATCGGCTCGCGTTCGCCGTTCAGTCGCTCGTCGCGCTGCGGCCGCAGGTCGGGAGCGCCCGGACGATCGGCACCGTCTATCTGCGATTGCTGTTCGGCCAGTTCGATCCGACGCAGCCGACCGAACGCGTACTGAACGCGCCGACGAGCGAGGCCTGGATCGACCCGTGGCTCAGCCACCTCGAGACGCTCGGCGTCGAATTCCGTTCGAACACCCTCGTCGAGCGACTCGAGGCGGATGGTCGACGCGTCACCGGTGGCGCGGTAGCCGGCGGGAAAACGATCGCAGCCGACGAATACGTTCTCGCCGTACCGGTCGAGGTTGCCCCCGAGCTGATTCCGACGGAACTCGTTCGGACCGCGCCCGAGCTCGACCGGATCAGTCGACTCGAAACGGCCTGGATGAGCGGCATCCAGTTCTATCTCTCGGACGACGTCGACCTGACGCGCGGCCATCAGGTCTACGCTGACGCTCCGTGGGCGCTGACGTCGATATCTCAGCGACAGTTCTGGACCGGCTACGACCTCGATCGCCACGGTCCCGACGAGGTCGAGGGCGTCCTCTCCGTGATCGCATCGGACTGGGACGCGCCGGGAATCCTGTTCGACAAACCTGCGAGATCGTGTACGCGCGAGGAGATCGCTGCGGAGATCTGGGCGCAGTTGAAAGATCACCTGAACGGTCCCGAGGAACGGTTACGCGACGACCTCCTCGTCGACTGGTTTCTCGACCCGGCGATCGTCGAGACCGGTGTTACGTCGGAGATCCAACGGGCGGGCGACGAAAGCGTAGGTCACTCGAGCGGACTGCCGGGCGGTGAAACCGCCTCAGGCGGGACGGCAAAGCAATCCCTCGACTCGCGGAAAGAAGCCGGCGACGAGGAAGGCGTCGAGAACCGATCGCCGCTGTTGATCAACACCGTCGGCTCGTTGCGAAACCGGCCGCCGGCCGACGTCGACGTGGAGAACCTGACGCTGGCGAGCGATTACGTGCGAACGAACGCCGATCTGGCCTCCATGGAGTCGGCCAACGAGGCCGGTCGCCGCGCGGCGAACGCCGTTCTCGAGCGACACGGGATAAGCGGCCCACGGGTGCAAATCTGGGAGTTCCAGGAACCGACCGTTTTCGAGCCGCTCAAGCGTCAGGACCGGCTCCGGTACCGACTGGGAATCCCCCATCCCGCGGCGGTGACGCAGTCGCTCCGTGGCACTACCAGACGGCTCGCCGGAGGACGGTAA
- the thpR gene encoding RNA 2',3'-cyclic phosphodiesterase: MQKRLFVSVDLPDEFAEPIADLQTDLEGASGLSFTDPEQAHITMKFLGDVDADRLPALERELEAAVDDADVAPFTVRYGGLGVFPSFEYITVVWMGVEHGGEQLAKLFEAIENRTTVMGFDAENHDFTPHVTLARMEHAGGKDRVQEFVRERDPTIGETRVNEVRLTESTLTDDGPVYSTVASFPLE; this comes from the coding sequence ATGCAAAAGCGACTGTTCGTCAGCGTCGACCTCCCCGACGAGTTCGCCGAACCGATCGCCGACCTCCAGACTGATCTCGAGGGTGCAAGTGGGCTCAGCTTCACCGATCCCGAGCAGGCCCATATAACGATGAAGTTCCTCGGCGACGTCGACGCGGATCGGCTCCCCGCCCTCGAGCGGGAACTCGAGGCCGCCGTTGACGATGCCGACGTCGCTCCGTTCACCGTCCGATACGGCGGACTCGGGGTTTTCCCGAGTTTCGAGTACATCACCGTCGTCTGGATGGGCGTCGAGCACGGCGGCGAGCAGCTTGCGAAGTTGTTCGAGGCGATCGAAAACCGGACGACGGTGATGGGATTCGACGCCGAAAACCACGATTTCACCCCTCACGTTACGCTGGCACGAATGGAACACGCCGGCGGAAAAGACCGAGTTCAGGAGTTCGTTCGGGAACGCGATCCGACCATCGGCGAAACTCGCGTCAACGAGGTCCGATTGACCGAAAGCACCCTCACGGACGACGGACCGGTCTACTCGACGGTCGCGTCGTTCCCGTTAGAGTGA
- a CDS encoding 50S ribosomal protein L39e codes for MGKKSKGKKKRLAKLENQNSRVPAWVMMKTDMEVQRNPKRRNWRRNDTDE; via the coding sequence ATGGGTAAAAAATCGAAGGGCAAGAAGAAGCGACTTGCCAAACTCGAGAACCAGAATAGCCGCGTGCCAGCGTGGGTCATGATGAAGACCGACATGGAAGTCCAGCGCAACCCGAAGCGGCGCAACTGGCGGCGCAACGACACTGACGAATAA
- a CDS encoding 50S ribosomal protein L31e — translation MSASDFEERVVTVPLRDVKKGPNHEAADYAMRLVREHLAKHFAVDEAAIRLDPSINETVWSNGRSNPPRKLRVRAARFDEDGEAIVEAEVAD, via the coding sequence ATGAGTGCCAGTGATTTCGAGGAACGCGTCGTAACCGTTCCTCTGCGCGACGTCAAGAAGGGCCCGAACCACGAGGCTGCGGATTACGCGATGCGTCTCGTTCGCGAACATCTCGCGAAACACTTCGCGGTCGACGAAGCGGCCATCCGACTGGACCCCTCTATCAACGAGACCGTCTGGTCGAACGGGCGCTCGAATCCGCCGCGGAAACTGCGCGTCCGTGCGGCCCGCTTCGACGAGGACGGTGAAGCCATCGTCGAAGCCGAGGTCGCAGACTAA
- a CDS encoding translation initiation factor IF-6, translated as MQRLAFAGSSYIGVFACATDSHVLVRPDADDDIVADLTDELEVSAISTTVGGSSTVGALATGNENGLLVSSRVLEYERETLEAAVDVTVAELPGSINAAGNVVLANDYGAYVHPDLPREAVQIVEDTLEVPVERGDLAGVRTVGTAAVVTNTGVLCHPKATDEELDGLEAVLDVRADVGTINYGAPLVGSGLVANESGYVVGEETTGPELGRIEDALGYLD; from the coding sequence TTGCAACGCCTCGCCTTCGCCGGGTCGTCCTACATCGGCGTCTTCGCCTGTGCGACCGACTCGCACGTGCTCGTTCGCCCCGACGCCGACGACGATATCGTCGCCGACCTGACCGACGAACTCGAGGTTTCCGCCATCTCAACGACCGTCGGCGGCTCCTCGACGGTCGGCGCTCTAGCGACAGGAAACGAGAACGGCCTGCTCGTCAGCTCTCGCGTCCTCGAGTACGAACGGGAGACGCTCGAAGCAGCGGTCGACGTCACCGTCGCCGAACTGCCAGGAAGCATCAACGCTGCCGGAAACGTCGTCCTCGCGAACGATTACGGGGCGTACGTTCATCCAGACCTGCCCCGCGAGGCAGTTCAGATCGTCGAGGACACGCTCGAGGTGCCCGTCGAACGTGGCGACCTGGCTGGCGTCAGGACCGTCGGAACAGCAGCGGTGGTGACCAACACCGGCGTTCTCTGCCATCCGAAGGCGACCGACGAGGAACTCGACGGTCTCGAAGCGGTTCTGGACGTTCGGGCCGACGTCGGCACGATAAACTACGGTGCGCCGTTAGTCGGTTCCGGACTCGTCGCGAACGAATCCGGCTACGTCGTTGGCGAGGAAACGACCGGTCCCGAACTGGGCCGAATCGAGGACGCACTCGGCTATCTGGATTGA